Proteins from one Hemicordylus capensis ecotype Gifberg chromosome 7, rHemCap1.1.pri, whole genome shotgun sequence genomic window:
- the HTR1D gene encoding 5-hydroxytryptamine receptor 1D — protein sequence MTQYNWSAEFPFQSMSNRSLNASEMPKGWDEGSLLGLQVTLAVILAVITLATMLFNTFVIITIILTRKLHTPANYLIGSLAATDLLVSILVMPISIPYTVSHIWTFGQIMCDIWLSSDITCCTASILHLCVIALDRYWAITDALEYTKRRTAGRAALMIAVVWVISICISMPPLFWRQAKAHTEMASCNVNTDQISYTIYSTCGAFYIPTLLLVILYGRIYVAARSRILKPPSLYGKRFTTAHLITGSAGSSLCSLSSNLHEGHSHSGSSPVFINHVRIKVADSALERKRISAARERKATKTLGMILGAFIFCWLPFFVATLVLPICQNACWLPPILFDFFTWLGYLNSLINPIIYTAFNDEFKRAFQKMIRFKKCSEA from the coding sequence ATGACCCAGTACAACTGGTCAGCAGAGTTTCCCTTCCAGAGTATGTCTAACAGGTCTCTGAATGCCAGTGAAATGCCCAAGGGCTGGGATGAGGGGAGTTTGCTAGGCCTCCAGGTCACCCTTGCTGTGATTCTGGCTGTGATCACACTGGCGACGATGCTCTTCAATACGTTCGTCATCATCACAATCATCCTTACCAGAAAACTCCACACGCCTGCCAATTATCTCATCGGCTCCTTGGCGGCCACTGACCTCTTGGTTTCGATCCTGGTCATGCCCATCAGTATTCCGTACACCGTCAGCCACATCTGGACCTTTGGCCAGATCATGTGTGACATCTGGTTGTCCTCGGACATCACCTGTTGCACGGCTTCCATCCTGCACCTTTGTGTGATTGCCCTGGACAGATACTGGGCTATCACAGACGCTCTCGAGTACACCAAACGCCGGACTGCTGGCAGAGCTGCTCTCATGATCGCTGTGGTTTGGGTGATCTCCATTTGTATCTCAATGCCGCCTCTTTTCTGGAGGCAGGCCAAAGCCCACACAGAAATGGCCTCCTGCAACGTGAACACGGATCAGATTTCCTACACCATCTACTCCACCTGCGGGGCCTTCTATATCCCAACCCTGTTACTCGTGATCCTCTATGGTCGGATTTATGTGGCCGCTCGGTCCCGCATTCTGAAGCCGCCGTCGCTCTACGGGAAGCGCTTCACCACCGCCCACCTCATCACGGGCTCGGCAGGGTCCTCCCTCTGCTCCCTCAGCTCAAATCTTCACGAAGGGCATTCCCATTCCGGCAGCTCCCCAGTGTTCATCAACCACGTGAGGATCAAAGTTGCCGATAGCGCCCTGGAGAGGAAACGTATTTCTGCCGCCCGTGAGCGGAAAGCCACCAAAACACTCGGGATGATTTTAGGGGCCTTCATTTTCTGCTGGCTCCCGTTTTTCGTGGCGACTTTGGTCTTACCCATCTGTCAGAATGCCTGTTGGCTCCCACCCATCCTCTTTGACTTTTTCACATGGTTAGGCTACCTGAACTCCCTCATCAATCCTattatatatactgctttcaacgaTGAATTCAAACGGGCTTTTCAGAAAATGATCCGATTTAAAAAATGCTCCGAGGCCTAA